The Leifsonia xyli genomic sequence GCACCCGCGCCCGGACGGCCGGGCGTGGACGGCCGCGGACACGCTGAAGAACGTCGTGCTCGCGCTCACGCAGCTCGACGGCACGCGCGAGCTGGTGGTCGTCGGTCTCCCGGGCGACCGCGAGGTCGATGTGAAGCGTGCCGAGGTCGCGTTCGCGCCCGCCGAGGTGGAGGCGGCGACGGACGAGGACTTCCGCGCCCACCGCGGGCTCGTCAAGGGCTACATCGGCCCCTGGTCGGTCGAGGGCCCCGTCCTCGGCGAGGAGTCGGCCACCGGCATCCGCTACGTCGTCGACCCGCGCGTGGTCGACGGCTCGGGCTGGATCACCGGCGCCAACATCGAGGGCAAGCACGTCTTCGGCCTCGTCGCCGGCCGCGACTTCTCGTGGGACGGCGTGGTCGAGACCGCCGAGGTCAAGCCCGGCGACCCGGCGCCCGACGGCTCCGGCCCGGTGGAGCTGGCGCGCGGCATGGAGATCGGACACGTCTTCCAGCTGGGCCGCAAGTACGCCGAGGCGCTCGGGCTCAAGGTCCTCGACGAGAACGGAAAGCTCGTCACGGTCACCATGGGGTCGTACGGCATCGGCGTCACCCGCATCCTCGCGATCATCGCCGAGGAGAACAACGACGACCGCGGCCTGGTATGGCCCGAGTCGGTCGCGCCGTTCGACGTGCACGTGGTCGCGACGGGCAGGGACGCGGCGGCGTACGAGCTGGCCGAGGAGGTCATCGCCCAGCTCGAGGACGCCCGCCTCGACGTGCTCTACGACGACCGCCCGAAGGTCTCGCCCGGTGTGAAGTTCGGGGACGCCGAGCTGATCGGTGTCCCGCGGGTGCTCGTCGTGGGCCGGGGCGCGGCGCAGGGCGAGGTCGAGCTGTGGAACCGCCGGACCGGCGACCGCCGCACTCTGCCCGTCGCCGAGGCGGTCGCGGAGCTCACGGCGTAGCCGGGGGCTTCGCTTAGGGTCGCCGAACCTTGCTGGCGGCGCGTGCGGCCGCTTCCTAGGCTGGGCGACATGAGCGAGATGGCAGAGGGCGCCGGCAACGGCGCGCACGCGGACGAGCCGCACCGCGCCGGGCTGGCGCAACGGCTCAACTGGTTGCGCGCCGGGGTGCTCGGCGCGAACGACGGCATCGTGTCGGTGGCGGCGGTCGTCGTCGGTGTGGCGGGGGCGACCACGTCGGTTCCGGCGATCGTGACGGCCGGTCTCGCCGCCCTCGTCGGCGGCGCGATCTCGATGGCGCTCGGCGAGTACGTGTCGGTGAGCAGCCAGCGCGACAGCGAGCGGTCGCTGATCGCGAAGGAGAGGCGCGAACTGGCCGAGATGCCGGAGGAGGAGCTGGAGGAGCTCACCGGCCTGTACGAGGCGAAAGGCCTGTCGCCGGTGACCGCGCGGCAGGTGGCGCTCGAGCTCACCGAGCACGACGCGCTCGCGGCGCACCTGTCGGCCGAGCTCGGCATCGACCAGGACGACGTGGTCAGCCCGTGGCACGCGGCGATCGCGTCGGCGGTCGCCTTCACGTGCGGCGCCATCCTCCCGATGCTCACGATCCTGCTGCCGGATGCGGTGCGCATCCCCGTCACCTTCGTGGCGGTGCTCGTCGCCCTCGCGATCACCGGGTACATCGCCGCATGGATCGGCGGCAGCTCCCGCGGCCGCGCCATGATCCGGGTGGTGATCGGCGGCGCGCTGGCCCTCGCGGCGACGTTCCTCGTGGGGTCGCTCCTCGGAACGTCCGTCGCCGGGTAGCGTACGAGCAACGGCGCGTCGGCGCCCGAGAGGAGAGTTCCGGCCGTGGTGGATGCGGAGAACACGATCGACACGACGCCCGCTCCCTCCGAGCACGCGATGCGCGACAAGGCGGGGATCGTCCGGGACTGGCTGCCGCGTTACACCGGGACGCCTGTGGAGGAGTTCGGCGAGTACATCCTGCTGACGAACTTCGCCGACTACGTGCAGCGTTTCGCCGAGTGGTATGAGACGGACGTGCGCGGCCTCGACCGGTCGATGCCCAACGCGACCGCGGACGGCATCACGATGATCGACTTCGGCATGGGCAGCCCGAACGCGGCGACCGTGATGGATCTGCTGTCGGCGGTCTGCCCGAAGGCGGCGCTCTTCCTGGGCAAGTGCGGCGGGATCAAGCCGAAGAGCCGCGTCGGCGACCTGGTCCTGCCGATCGCGGCGATCCGCGGTGAGGGCACGTCGAACGACTACCTTCCGCCGGAGGTGCCCGCGCTGCCGGCGTTCCAGCTGCAGCGTGCTGTGTCGTCGACGATCCGCGACTTCAAGCAGGACTACTGGACCGGAACGGTCTACACGACGAACCGGCGCGTCTGGGAGCACGACGACACGTTCAAGGACTACCTGCGCCGCACGCGGTGCATGGCGGTGGACATGGAGACGGCGACGGTGTTCGCCGCTGGGTTCGCGAACCGCATCCCGAGCGGCGCGCTGCTGCTCGTGTCGGACCAGCCGATGACGCCGGAGGGTGTGAAGACGACCGAGAGCGATGCCGGGGTCACGCGCGACTACGTCGAGCGGCACATCCGCATCGGGGTGGAGGCGCTGCGGCTGGTGCGCCGCAACGGCCGCAGCGTGCGGCACCTGCGCTTCGACGAGTAGCGGCCCGCGCCGGGCGGCGCCGTTCACCGGAAGTCCCGCGAGACGGTGCGGATGCCGGTGTCGAGCGCTTCGAGCTTGTCGGCGACGATGTTGACGACGCCCTCCTCGCTGCGCTCCAGGATGCCGCGGACGATCATCGCCGGCGCCTGCCGCGCCACCCGGCGGTAGCGGTTCCAGACACCGACCGGGCAGATGACGTTGACCATCCCGGTCTCATCCTCGATGTTGAGGAAGGTCACCCCGGCCGCCGTCGCCGGCCGCTGCCGGTGGGTGACCACACCGCCGACCTCGATGCGGCGGCCCGACTCGCCGTGGATGAGCGTGTCGGCCGGGTAGACGCCGCGCGCGGAGAGCGCCGGGCGCAGGAACCGGATCGGATGGTCGTCCGTCGAGATGCCGGTCGACCAGAGGTCGCTGGCCAGCTGCTCGGCGGGGGAGAGCAGGGGCAGCAGCGGCGGCTGCACGGTGATCGCGGTGCCCGCCAGGTACTCGGGACGCTCCTGCGCGGCGTTGCCCGCCTCCCAGATCGCCTGGCGCCGGCTCAGGTCGAAGCCCTCGAACGCGCCGGCCGCGGCGAGCGCCTCGAGCTGGGCGGTGTTGAGCCCGGTGCGGCGGGCCAGGTCGGAGAGGTCGCGGTACGGGCCGTACGCCTCGCGCTCGGCGACGATCCGCTCCGCGAGCTTCTCGCCGATGGAGGTGACGCCCGCGAGCCCCAGCCGCACGGCGTGGCCTCCGTCGCGGCGGTGGGCGTCGACGTCGAGCGGGATACGCGGGTCGAACGGGTCGATCGGCGGCTGCTCGGGGTCGAGGCACGCGTCGGAACCGGTCGGCCCCGGGCGCGCCGCGTCGAGCGGCTCGAGCAGGGGAAAGACGCCCGAGCGCTGGATGTCCGGCCGCTGCACCACGACGCCGTGCCGGCGGGCGTCGGCGGTGAGGGTGCGCGGCGAGTAGAAGCCCATCGGCTGCGCCCGCAGCAGCCCGGCGAGGAACGCGCCGGGGTAGTGCAGCTTCATCCACGAGCTGACGTAGACGAGCAGGGCGAAGCTGATGGCGTGGCTCTCGGCGAAGCCGAAGCTCGCGAACGCCTCGATCTTGCCGTAGATCGCGTCGGCATCGTCGCCGGTGATGCCGTTGTGCGCCATGCCCTCGTAGAGCTTGGCTTTGAGGGCGTCGATCTTCTCGACACCGCGCTTCGATCCCATCGCGCGGCGCAGCTGGTCGGCGTCCTCGGCGGTGCAGTCGCCGACCGCGACGGCCATCTGCATCAGCTGCTCCTGGAACAGCGGGACCCCCATCGTCCGCTCCAGCACCGGCACCAGCGCCGGGTGCAGGTAGGTGACCTCTTCTTTGCCGAGCTTGCGGCGGATGTACGGGTGCACCGCGCCGCCCTGGATGGGGCCCGGGCGGATGAGCGCGATCTCGATCACGAGGTCGTAGAACCGGCGCGGCTGCAGCCTCGGCAGCGTGCCGATCTGGGCGCGGCTCTCGACCTGGAACACTCCGATGGAGTCGGCCCGGCAGAGCATGTCGTACACGCCCGCCTCTTCTTTCGGGATGGTCTCGAGCGTCCACTTCTCGCCGAGCGACGCCTCGATCGTGCGCATCGAGTAGTCGAGCGCCGACAGCATGCCGAGACCGAGCAGGTCGAACTTGACCAGGCCCATCCAGGCGCAGTCGTCCTTGTCCCACTGCAGCACCGTGCGGCCCTCCATGCGGGCGTGCTCGATCGGGCACACCTCGCCGACGGGCCGGTCGGTCAGCACCATCCCGCCGGAGTGGATGCCGAGGTGCCGCGGGAACTTCAGCACCTGCTGCGCGAGACCGACCACGTCGTCCGGGATGTCGTGGTCGTCGCTGGTCTGGACGCTGCCCCAGGAGTCGATCTGCTTGCTCCAGGCGTCCTGCTGGCCGGTGGAGTAGCCGAGGGCCTTCGCCATGTCGCGCACGGCGTTCTTGGGCCGGTAGGTGATGACGTTGGCGACCTGGGCGGCGTTGTGCCGGCCGTACTTCGCGTAGACGTACTGGATGACCTCTTCTCGCCGGTCGGAGTCGAAGTCGACGTCGATGTCGGGCTCCTCTTCTCGCATGCTGGAGAGGAACCGCTCGAACGGCAGGTCGTACTTGATCGAGTCGACGGCGGTGATGCCGAGCAGGTAGACCACCGCCGAGTTCGCCGCGGAGCCCCGGCCCTGGCAGAGGATGCCGCGGCTGCGGGCGAACCGGACGATGTCGTGGACGATGAGGAAGTAGCCGGGGAAGTCCTTGGCCTCGATCACGTCGAGTTCGCGCTCGATGCGCTCCCGCTTGGCGGGGTCGCGGTCGAGGTCGGGGTAGCGCTCGGCGGCGCCGCGCCAGGTGAGCTCGCGCAGCCAGCTCATCGGCGTGTGCCCCTCCGGGACGTCCTGCTTCGGCAGCCGCGGCCGGGCGCTCCGCAGCCGGAAGGCGAGGTCGTCGGCGATCCCGACCGTGCGCTCGACCGCGCCGGGGTAGCGCGCGAAGCGCCGGGCCATCTCGGCGCCGCTGCGGAGGTGCGCCGCGCCGGCCGCGGGCAGCCAGCCGTCGAGCTCGTCGAGGCTGCGCCGGGCGCGCACGGCCGCGACTGCGGTCGCCAGCGGGTACTGCCGGGGGCTCGCGTAGTGGACGTTGTTGGTCGCGACCGTCGGCAGGCCGAGGCGCCCGGCGATCCTGGTCAGGATGTCGTTGTCCGTGGAGTCGCGCGGGCCGCCCTGGTCGATCAGCTCGACGAGCACGTTGTCGTGCCCGAACAGCTCGGCCAGCCGGGCCACCTCGCGCTCCGCGGCCCGCTCGCCGTGCTCGGCGAGGGCGAGGCGCACGTCGCCCTTGCGGCAGCCCGTCAGGACCATCCACTCGCCGGCCGCGCGCTCGGACAGCTCCTCGAGCCGGTAGACCGGCCGCCCCTTCTCGTCTCCGGCGAGCTGCCCGTCGGTGATCGCGGCGGCGAGACGGTGGTAGCCCTCCTGCCGCCGGGCCAGCAGGACGAGGTGGCTGCCCTCCGGGTCGGGCTCGCCGTTCTGCGGCTTGGTGAGCGAGAGGGAGAGCTCGGCGCCGAAGACCGTCTTGACCCGGTCGTAGGCCTCCGCCGCCTCGGCCAGGTGCACGACGCCGTACATGCCGTCGTGGTCGGTCAGCGCGAGCGCGTGCAGATTCAGGCGCGTCGCCTCTTCGAGCAGCTCTTCCGGGGAGGAGGCGCCGTCGAGGAAGCTGAAGTTGCTGTGCGCGTGCAGCTCCGCGTACGGGACGGCGCCGTCGGCGGGCTCCTCCGGGATGGCCTGCGGGACGTACTTCTGCCGCTTGCGCGACGAGGGCCGCTCGTCGGTCTGCTGGCCGGTGCGTCGGCCCGAGAGCCGCCGCTCGAACTCGGCCCAGGGGATGGGCGGGTTGTCGAATCCCATCAGTCGTACCTCGCCTCTGCGAACCAGGCCTCGCCGGTGAGGGCGAGCAGCCACGCCGTGCCGTCGGCGTCGACCAGCTGGAAGCGGTGCAGAGCGCGGGCGAGGGAGGCGTCCCACCACCGCTCCTTCACCGGCCATGGACCTGCCCACGAGTCGACCGGACGTGCATCTGCGGGCCGGCCGGTGGGGGAGAACCGCGCGATCGGAGCCGTCACATCGCCGCGGTCGGTCACCTCGACCGTCGCGCCCTCGTCCGTCAGGACGGCGACGGGTCGGGGCACCTCGAACACGGTGGACGGCGCGGGCGCGGGCAGCGACCCGGGCCACGGCCGGTCGGCGCGGGCGACGCCCACCGGCCGGTCGCCCCACGGCACCAGCACCTGCCGCTCGGCGGGCGCCCGGCCTCCCGCGATCGTGGCCGTGACCACCGCCTCGTGCCCGAGCATGCTCTGCACGCGGGTGAGGCCGTGGTGGATGCGCTCGTCGGCTCCGCCGCCCCACAGTCCGTCTTCGTGGTGCCCGATGTCGTCGACCGCCACGGGCTCGAGCACGACGCGGGCGATCGGCGACGAGAGGCCGGAGTCGATCGCCCCCGCCCCCTGCAGCTGCCAGCGCACGCGGTCGACCACGTCGGGCGCCGAGAACAGCCGCGGGTGCAGCCAGGTGCGATCGCTCACCCGGCCGGTCTCGTCGGTCACCTCGACCCGCAGCGACGTGCAGACCAGCCCGGCTTTGGTGAGGGCGGCGACGAACTGCTCGGCGGTGCCCCGGACGGCGAAGGTCACCTGATCGACCCGGTCGAGCGGCGGCTCGAACTCGATGGCCCGCTCGAGCTGCGTCGGCGGCGTCCGCGGCACCACGGCCGCGCCGTCGAGCCCGCTGGCGAGGGTGTGCGCGTGCTCGCCCCGCTCGCCGAAGCGCTCGCGCATGTCGACCCTCGAGAGCGCGGCGATGTCGCCGAGGGTGTGCAGGCCCAGCCGGCGCAGCAGAGGCGTCAGGTCGGCGAGGCCCAGCTGGGACACCGGCTGCGGCGCCAGGAACGCGGGGGAGCCCCCGGCCGGGATGACGCGCACCCGGCCGCGGCCGGTCGAGCGGGCGGCCTGCTCCGCCGCGAACGGGCCGTCGGCGATGCCGACGCGCGCATCCGGCAGTCCGAGGCCCTCGAGGCAGCGGAGCAGCTCGGCGGCCGCCTCGTCCTCTCCGCCGTAGTAGCGGGCCGGCCCGCGCGCTCGGAGCACGCACGTGCCGGGACGCACCGGTTGGACACCGGGAGTGATCTCCTCGATCGCGGCGAGCACCGGCTCGAACGCGCGCGCATCCTGCACCGGGTCGTAGGGGACGACCTCCAGCTGCGGGCAGCGGGCCTGCGCCTCGCGCATCCGGAGGCCGCGCTTGACGCCGTCGGCGCGGGCCGCGTCGGAGCAGGCGAACACCAGCCCCTTGTCGACCAGCGCCAGCGGCAGGTCGGCGGGGAGGTCGAGCGCCTGCCGGGAGGCGATCACCGGCCAGTCCGGGCACCACACCACGATGGCGCGGGTGACGGCGGGGTCGTGCACGCCGGCCATTCAGCTCACCGCCTCGAGGCGGGTGGGGGCGGAGACGCGGAAGCTCTCGTCGACGGCCGGCAGCCAGAGGTCGGCGGTGCGGCGCGGGCCGGAGCCGCCGCGTGGGGCGGACTCCACCGTCACCCGCCGTGACGAGAGATAGCCGTCGCCCGCGCCGAGGCCCGCCCAGCCGCTGCGTGCGACGGTGAGGGTGGCCTCGACCTGCGGCCAGTCGCCCGCGACGATGAGGGTGGCCTCGCGCTGCCGCAGCCGGGCGGTGAGCCGGGCGACGTCGCCGTCCCGGGCGCGGGACGGCGGTGCGACCACCACCACGCTGAGCACGTCGACCACCGCAGCGGTCACGGTCAGCCAGTCGTCGCCGGGATGCGGCACCAGCACCAGCCGCTCGAGGTCGATACCGAACCGCCCGGCCGCCTCGGCGCCGAAGTCGGGCATGCCGACGACGCCGCACCAGGCACCGGCGGCGCTCGGGCCGGCCAGCATGGCCATCAGCAGCGTGGTCGACCCGCGGACCGAGTACGCCGCCCCCGCCTTGAGCGCTCCACCGGGGAGAAGCGGGGAGAGCGCGGGATGCGTCTGCAGCGCGCGGCTCTCGAGCTTGGTGGCCTGCATCTGCCGGATGCGGGTCTGCAGCTCGTGCACCTGCGCCCGGTCGGCGACCGGTTCGCTGAGGTGTTGGGCTGCGAGTGACACCCTCCTATTTTCGAACATATGTTCGAACAGTGCAAACGCAATTTGCCACCCCGAGAGAGGGGCAGAGGCCGTGCACGAACCCTACGCCGAGCCTCCGACACCGTTCATCACGCGGTGCCGATCACGCCAGTCGGCGGCGTCGGATCAGGGACCAGAGGGCGAACCCGACCGCCAGGACCAGCACACCGCCTCCCGCCAGCTGCAGGTGCTCCGCCCCCAGGCCGCCGGTCAGCGGGATCAGCGGGACCGGAGCCTGCCGGTTCACCACGTCGGGCAGGGTCACCGTGGACGAGGCCGCGGTGATCGTCACCGGGATCGGCGTCGGGTCGAGTCGGTAGCCCACCGGTGCCCGCGTCTCCGTCAGCCGGTAGGAGCCGACGCCGAGGTCCGTCACCCGGAACGCGCCGCCCAGAGGGTCGACGTCGGCGTCGGTGCAGGCGGCCGGCGACGCCGCTACGCAGTCGGTCACCGTCAGCGCGGTGCCGGTCGGCGCACCCGAACCGTCCACCCGGGTCAGCGTCCATTCCGCACCGGTGAGGATGTTGTGGGCGGCCGTGTCGTCGATCTTGCGCCAGACGAGCTCGGTCACCGCCACGACCACCGTCGCGGTGCACGCCCGATCGCTGGAGCCTGCGGCGCAGTTGCTCTGCGGCGACGCCGACACGACGGTGTTGACGAGCGTGCGGTCGCCGGCCGCTGGATCGTCGATGCGCAGCGAGTACGTGACGGTCGCCGCGGCGCCCCCTGTCAGCGCACCCGACCAGCTCAGCACCGGGGCGCTGTAGCCGACGGACCCACTCGACGCGGTCTGATCGCCGAGGAACGAGGCGTCTTTCAGGGCGTCGGTCAGGTCGTCGGAGAACAGTGCGGAGTCGTACGCCAGCGTCCCGGTGTTCTTCACCGCGATCGTGTACACGACCCGGTCTCCGGGATCTGCCGTCTGCACCGATGATGTCTTGGCGACGGACAGTCCGCATTGGGATGCCGTCGGCGTGACCGTGAAGGACGCGCGCCCGGTCGAGTTGCCGGGGGAGTCGGATGTGCTGCCGTAGCTCGTCACCGCCGTCGCCGAGTTCGAAATCGTCGACGGCGCCGCATCGCAGCTCATGGTCGGCACCGTGGTCTCGAAGCACATCTCCGGCGGCGCCCCCTGCCAGGCGATCCGCACCGCGCCGCCGGTCACCCCCGACGGCGTCGTCACGCCGTTGACCCGCACTGTGGCGGTGAGCGAGGAGACGCCTGCTTCGATCGTCGAGAGGTCCAACCCGCCGGCGGGCACGACCACCTCGGTGAAGCCGCTGAGCGTCGCGCCGCTCTGGTCTGCGAGGGTCACCGTCACATTCCGGTACGTGCCGGCCGTGAGCCCGGCGACCGTCAGCGTCCCCCACCGGGCGAACGACGCCGCCCCGCTTCCGCAGTAGCTCGCCACGGGATCGACGCGGACGTCGACGGTCGACGTGGCGGTGCAGGCGGCACCGGTCATCGCATCGAAGAAGCGGATCTGCCCGGTGTCCCCGGTCGCCACGAGGCAGTCCTGCGCGATGCCGGGCGTCTCGCGGACCGTGTAGTTGATCGAGTTGGCGACGTTCGCGAACCCCGCGCAGGGCGGCACAGCGCCTGTGCCCGACCAGCCGGCGAAGTCGCGGCATATGACCTGGTTCCCGTTGGACAGGTAGACCCTGGTGCCGCGCACGAGCACGTCCCCGGTTCCGTTGCCCCCGCCGATGTACTGCGCTGATGTGCCCGAGTACGCGTTCCCCGTGGGGGAGCCGGCCAGGTCGAAGCAGTTCGAGGACGAGTTCGGACCGTTGACGATGGTGCACACACCCGTCACCTGGCCCTCCGGCGAGAGCAGGGGCGCGAACGGCGTGCCGACCCCCACGATCGACCCGCCGGCGGACGAGTCCCTCGGCCAGCTCCCCGGGCACAGCGCGGATGT encodes the following:
- a CDS encoding proline--tRNA ligase gives rise to the protein MPTRLSNYFLRTLREDPSDAEVTSHRLLVRAGYIRRQAPGIFAWLPLGLRVKEKIERIIREEMAAAGAHEVHFPALLPREPYEATGRWEEYGDGLFRLQDRKGADYLLAPTHEEVFTLLVKDLYSSYKDLPLTIFQIQDKYRDEARPRAGLLRGREFTMKDAYSFDATDEGLDASYMAQRDAYERIFTRLGLSYVIVQADAGAMGGSRSEEFLHPTPVGEDTFVRSPGGYAANVEAFTTVAPPARSYEKLTPQEVLDTPGTPTIQTLVDLANEKHPRPDGRAWTAADTLKNVVLALTQLDGTRELVVVGLPGDREVDVKRAEVAFAPAEVEAATDEDFRAHRGLVKGYIGPWSVEGPVLGEESATGIRYVVDPRVVDGSGWITGANIEGKHVFGLVAGRDFSWDGVVETAEVKPGDPAPDGSGPVELARGMEIGHVFQLGRKYAEALGLKVLDENGKLVTVTMGSYGIGVTRILAIIAEENNDDRGLVWPESVAPFDVHVVATGRDAAAYELAEEVIAQLEDARLDVLYDDRPKVSPGVKFGDAELIGVPRVLVVGRGAAQGEVELWNRRTGDRRTLPVAEAVAELTA
- a CDS encoding DNA polymerase produces the protein MAGVHDPAVTRAIVVWCPDWPVIASRQALDLPADLPLALVDKGLVFACSDAARADGVKRGLRMREAQARCPQLEVVPYDPVQDARAFEPVLAAIEEITPGVQPVRPGTCVLRARGPARYYGGEDEAAAELLRCLEGLGLPDARVGIADGPFAAEQAARSTGRGRVRVIPAGGSPAFLAPQPVSQLGLADLTPLLRRLGLHTLGDIAALSRVDMRERFGERGEHAHTLASGLDGAAVVPRTPPTQLERAIEFEPPLDRVDQVTFAVRGTAEQFVAALTKAGLVCTSLRVEVTDETGRVSDRTWLHPRLFSAPDVVDRVRWQLQGAGAIDSGLSSPIARVVLEPVAVDDIGHHEDGLWGGGADERIHHGLTRVQSMLGHEAVVTATIAGGRAPAERQVLVPWGDRPVGVARADRPWPGSLPAPAPSTVFEVPRPVAVLTDEGATVEVTDRGDVTAPIARFSPTGRPADARPVDSWAGPWPVKERWWDASLARALHRFQLVDADGTAWLLALTGEAWFAEARYD
- a CDS encoding AMP nucleosidase (Catalyzes the hydrolysis of AMP to form adenine and ribose 5-phosphate using water as the nucleophile); the encoded protein is MVDAENTIDTTPAPSEHAMRDKAGIVRDWLPRYTGTPVEEFGEYILLTNFADYVQRFAEWYETDVRGLDRSMPNATADGITMIDFGMGSPNAATVMDLLSAVCPKAALFLGKCGGIKPKSRVGDLVLPIAAIRGEGTSNDYLPPEVPALPAFQLQRAVSSTIRDFKQDYWTGTVYTTNRRVWEHDDTFKDYLRRTRCMAVDMETATVFAAGFANRIPSGALLLVSDQPMTPEGVKTTESDAGVTRDYVERHIRIGVEALRLVRRNGRSVRHLRFDE
- a CDS encoding error-prone DNA polymerase, whose protein sequence is MGFDNPPIPWAEFERRLSGRRTGQQTDERPSSRKRQKYVPQAIPEEPADGAVPYAELHAHSNFSFLDGASSPEELLEEATRLNLHALALTDHDGMYGVVHLAEAAEAYDRVKTVFGAELSLSLTKPQNGEPDPEGSHLVLLARRQEGYHRLAAAITDGQLAGDEKGRPVYRLEELSERAAGEWMVLTGCRKGDVRLALAEHGERAAEREVARLAELFGHDNVLVELIDQGGPRDSTDNDILTRIAGRLGLPTVATNNVHYASPRQYPLATAVAAVRARRSLDELDGWLPAAGAAHLRSGAEMARRFARYPGAVERTVGIADDLAFRLRSARPRLPKQDVPEGHTPMSWLRELTWRGAAERYPDLDRDPAKRERIERELDVIEAKDFPGYFLIVHDIVRFARSRGILCQGRGSAANSAVVYLLGITAVDSIKYDLPFERFLSSMREEEPDIDVDFDSDRREEVIQYVYAKYGRHNAAQVANVITYRPKNAVRDMAKALGYSTGQQDAWSKQIDSWGSVQTSDDHDIPDDVVGLAQQVLKFPRHLGIHSGGMVLTDRPVGEVCPIEHARMEGRTVLQWDKDDCAWMGLVKFDLLGLGMLSALDYSMRTIEASLGEKWTLETIPKEEAGVYDMLCRADSIGVFQVESRAQIGTLPRLQPRRFYDLVIEIALIRPGPIQGGAVHPYIRRKLGKEEVTYLHPALVPVLERTMGVPLFQEQLMQMAVAVGDCTAEDADQLRRAMGSKRGVEKIDALKAKLYEGMAHNGITGDDADAIYGKIEAFASFGFAESHAISFALLVYVSSWMKLHYPGAFLAGLLRAQPMGFYSPRTLTADARRHGVVVQRPDIQRSGVFPLLEPLDAARPGPTGSDACLDPEQPPIDPFDPRIPLDVDAHRRDGGHAVRLGLAGVTSIGEKLAERIVAEREAYGPYRDLSDLARRTGLNTAQLEALAAAGAFEGFDLSRRQAIWEAGNAAQERPEYLAGTAITVQPPLLPLLSPAEQLASDLWSTGISTDDHPIRFLRPALSARGVYPADTLIHGESGRRIEVGGVVTHRQRPATAAGVTFLNIEDETGMVNVICPVGVWNRYRRVARQAPAMIVRGILERSEEGVVNIVADKLEALDTGIRTVSRDFR